AGATTGTAGTGAGGCACAAACATAGCATTCTGTATCAAGATTGTTTGACATTATATTAAGTCatggaaaataaattaaaagtaataaaagagaaaaagagaaatgaTAGTACTCTGCGGAGAGATCCATGTTCAGCACTTAGTCTGAGCCACCTGAGAACTGGGAGGTCAAGGCTGGTAACAGTTTTGATTCTACCAGCTTGAGGATTGTAGATGTCAGGTGATGAAGATGAGCCAATGTTCAGCCGAAGTTTGGCAGTGCAAACGGTTTCCTCAAGCCCATTGTCTCCATGGCTTCTGCTTTCACCTTTTTGGCTGTGGTGGTGGTCGCGTTCTTCCTCGTCGTCTTCCTCTTCATCTCTTCTGCTTTTATGATGACTTGGCTGTCTCTCTTCCTTTtcatcttcgtcttcttcttgtCTGCTGCCTCTCGTGTGGCGTGCTTGCCTCTCCGGTGGGGTTATGATGCTGAGACCACCCTTCACTTTGACAATGGCTCCCTTCTCCTCATCTTCGTTCCTACCTTGAAGTCTGTCCACTATATGCCTGTTCACGTTGAAAGCATCTTCCAAGAAATCTCTCTTGAAGCCACTCAAAATGTTGTTGCCTTCATTTTCTTGTTCTTGCTTTCCTCCTTGTTGATGCTGGTATCGTAGAAACTCTTGCTCAAAGTTCCCAGCAAGATAGAATCTCTGTCAAACATATTTTCggtcaaaatcaaataattgacaATTAATGTTGCTTTTTGGGACTATATATTATCATGTAAAAGAGTATATTATTATATGGGAAGTTTTATTTTGCTCAGTGCTCACCCTAGGCATCTGATCAAGCTGGTTTTGGGAGCTTCTAGTGTCAGTAAGAGAGACGGCAATAACTGGAGTGTCTTGGTCATTGTACATCCAAAATACAACACCGGTAGGAACTGCAATGATATCACCCTCTCTGAATCGGTTAACCTTTTGGTGGCTGTCTCTGTAACTGCGTCCCTCTCTTTGTTCAGATTCCCGTGGCTCCTCATAGGTCTCAGGACAACCGGGGAATGCCATGCCAAAATATCCATTACCTATAATTGGTTTAGTAAACACTAATTAGTACTGTATCACTAATATGTATAGAATGTAAATAAAGAGGTTTAAAGAACATCAAAGTAACAAACCTTGTTGGATGTAAATTTCTTGGGGAGCATTGGAATAGTAAGGTCTGCGAAGGGCATTGCGTTGAAGGGTAGCACGAGAGAGAGCCACTCCTGCACATCGGAATTGCCTGTTGTTAGGATTCCAGGTCTCAATGAGTCCACCTTCTGACTCTATACGGTTATCAGGCTCGAGGTCATTGAGGCGTTCCAGCTGACACTCATTTTGTTGTGGCTGTTCTCTCAAAGCGAAACAGCCTCCCAAAAGTAGAAAACAGAATGAAAGAGAGAGTGCAAGAAGCTTAGCCATGATGACAGATACTTGAGAATGTTGGTTGTGATGCGGAGAACCTTAATGAGAAGTGGTAATTTATAGGAAGGAGAGGGCGGTGAAGGTCGGACACGTCATAGAAACTGTGGTGCTGAGAATTAGACATTCTGCAGCTTGCATGGCTATGGAAGCATTATGCTTTACACCTAAGTATGATAGAGCAGGTGGCTTCATCATCTCCATTACCAGACAGAGCATACTTGTTGCCATTCTCATAATTGATATCGGTGGTGGGGGACCATGGCTTCACTTCTAATCCTCCATGATTCTTTCTTCTCATATTCTGCATTACAAAGATTTATGAACAATACAAATTCAGTTACTAACTAATCCTTAAAACTAAGTGTTACTACTCCTATAGTACTATTCCAGGGTTTGAAAAACATTATTATCAATTTAGTATCAGTATCTTATAAATGTGAAAATTTCATCCACCAGTTTAATGAGATGTCATACTTTTACCTCTAAATGCGAGTTTACTCAAAAGAAATCAAATTCTATAAACATTTAGGGTGTAATTTAATGATAATTaccttttaaaaaaactaatgcaATAACACCTAAGTAAATTAAGGGTTTCTTTTATAAATTGGTAGAAAATATATTGAGAATTAGTGGTGATATGTTCAATAACATAGAGTAAAGGAAACATTAGCCTCTTTACtaacattttctatttttattaattaaaatttgagtaaattttccttgttttaaaatatatgataaatcattcaaataaataattgtGCATATTTAAAAAACTGTAATCGGAAGAGAAATTGAGAATAGGTGGAACCCCGTAGGTAGcagaagagaaaaaaatgaaaagggATGAGAGGCGTCTGCCTCTCATCATGTGCATATTAAGAGGCGCATGCCTCGTGGGAAATGGGGGAAGAGAGAGGCGCTAGCCTCCAGTAGGGGGAGTGAGTGCCTCTCATCATGATTTTGGCACCTTATTGTATTAGTTCCTATATACCATGTGCTGCTAATTAGCTAATTTCCTAATTAAATTACGAACATGTTTAGTAATGAAAACACATGTAAATCATGAGAAATAGAACTAATTACTTGTATATGTTAGTAACTGCTACAGGAGATTAATGATAGCAGAAAAATACTAATGGTGAGTATTCGTAGAAAATAAATTAGCAAATTATTCATATAGCAACTAGTGGTGGAATTCAGTAAATAAATTGCAGGAAATTGTGGAACTATCTGGCTGTAAAATAATACCAGTAGTGGTGTGAAATCATTGACAGCAGTACCAGTGGACGTAGCAGAGTAgaaaatattagaaattttagTAGAAAATTAATTAGTAGAACTTAGTCGAATTGGCAAGATAATTAAACAGCGCGTTTGTGAATATTTCGGTTAAGACCGAGGAATGTATAAGTTGTTGCGGTATAGATATTCAATTACTACGAAATAGAATTAATAGAACTTTTAACCGTTAATTATTTGGTTGGTATGGTTGAATTGTCCGGATATTTACGGAACATTTGTAGCATATTTGGGGTTGATTCGGTGTGTTGTATACTTTGCCGAAAAATGCGAAATTTCAAGTGGTGTTGAATTTTCTTGAATAGCCTTTGATTATTGGCAAATATTAAGTTGTAGGCCCATGGCCAATGATGTTTTGTTGTTGTGCTGCTGCTGAATTCTATTCGTTGTTATGTTTTTGCTAATATGTTGCGGTGGTCGataattgttgatgttgttgttaatatGGTTGTTGATGATTGTTGTCAATGTTGTTGTGTTGCGGTTGTCGTTTATGTTGTCTTTAATTTTTGGCAGACAAGTTGAGGGCTTACGCCTGTGCTGATATGTTATTGTTATGTTGCCCAAATTAATTGGCAGATTCAAGTTGTAGGCTTATGGccaatgttgatgttgttgttatgttgttgtttaataaTTATTGTTGTGTGTTTTGTCGCATTCATTGTTGTCGCATACATAGCATATTCAAGTTGGAGTTGATGCTCGGTAAGTTGGTCTGGATTGGAAAAtattaagttgaaggcttatgccttgttttaaagttgaaggcttatgccttgttgacgcCTCTATTAACTGGCGGtttctaagttgggagttctgctccattggtaccacatgcatgtgcattgtacGAGTCGCATTCCGAGTTGCATTCtgagttgttgttgtgatgataAAGTAGTCGTTATATTATGTTGATAATTTTGTGGTGATGAATGTTGTTTGAAAGCTGTTGAAGTggtgattttatataatttgGTCTAATATGTTGTTTATCATACACTCAAttatatggttcgatatctcATCCCTTCTGCTTAAATGTTATCCCtatgttggtaacatgcaggtaatcTAGAGTGAAGGATGCTTATCTTCATTCGTTCGAGTCAGGTGTtgatcgctctgatacgtaacacttggggggatgaACATGTGTTTTCTTTATTGTTAGTTTTCATtatgttgctgaattt
The Vicia villosa cultivar HV-30 ecotype Madison, WI linkage group LG6, Vvil1.0, whole genome shotgun sequence genome window above contains:
- the LOC131610089 gene encoding legumin A2-like, whose translation is MAKLLALSLSFCFLLLGGCFALREQPQQNECQLERLNDLEPDNRIESEGGLIETWNPNNRQFRCAGVALSRATLQRNALRRPYYSNAPQEIYIQQGNGYFGMAFPGCPETYEEPRESEQREGRSYRDSHQKVNRFREGDIIAVPTGVVFWMYNDQDTPVIAVSLTDTRSSQNQLDQMPRRFYLAGNFEQEFLRYQHQQGGKQEQENEGNNILSGFKRDFLEDAFNVNRHIVDRLQGRNEDEEKGAIVKVKGGLSIITPPERQARHTRGSRQEEDEDEKEERQPSHHKSRRDEEEDDEEERDHHHSQKGESRSHGDNGLEETVCTAKLRLNIGSSSSPDIYNPQAGRIKTVTSLDLPVLRWLRLSAEHGSLRRNAMFVPHYNLNANSVLYALKGRARLQVVNYNGNTVFDGELEAGRALTVPQNYAVAAKSVSERFTYVAFKTNDRAAISRLAGTSSAINSMPVDVVAAIFNLERNEARQLKSNNPFKFLVPPRESQNRASA